Proteins from a genomic interval of Prevotella sp. E13-27:
- the panD gene encoding aspartate 1-decarboxylase: MFIEVLKSKLHCVTVTEANLNYMGSITIDEDLLDAANMIAGEKVQIVDNNNGERFETYIIKGERGSGCVCLNGAAARKVQVGDTVIIISYATMDFEEAKTFKPTVVFPLDNKVVK, encoded by the coding sequence ATGTTTATTGAAGTTCTCAAATCAAAGTTGCATTGCGTCACGGTTACTGAGGCCAATCTTAACTATATGGGCAGCATAACCATTGACGAGGATTTGCTTGATGCTGCAAACATGATTGCGGGCGAGAAGGTACAGATTGTTGACAATAATAATGGTGAGCGTTTTGAGACCTATATCATCAAGGGCGAGCGTGGCTCTGGCTGCGTTTGTCTTAATGGTGCTGCAGCACGCAAGGTACAGGTTGGCGACACCGTCATCATTATTTCCTATGCTACGATGGATTTTGAAGAGGCTAAGACGTTTAAGCCTACAGTAGTGTTCCCACTTGATAATAAAGTTGTTAAGTAA
- a CDS encoding DUF4270 domain-containing protein produces MKKQIVTMAIAAAAAMAISSCDEDTKTLGNSLTNDGDKLSMTTSVYNASSQTILADSVLTSSIVSYLGCVEDPQTKSIVKSGFTTQFNILDNIYISDDKYFDHRDKDDNGLVADSCDIILYSDTPFKNYGKLLATQLRIRELKEPVSQDRYYYSNYSPESIIRTDEGAINVDHVFTFTNMTDGDSKRSGTNYLNNIRIPLNQPYSKDGVKYYSNYGTYILRELTQRLKNKSTKMLNSYVFAKEVCPGLSFEVTDGLGFHSEITDVGLRIYYHLNRDSLFNATLTLAGTEEVMHTTTITNNKERLAQLAADANNSDYSYLKTPAGLFTEVTLPVEEIWAGHEKDSLLAAKMTFQRLNNDTVDSRSLGTPSTLLMVMKDSLYTFFEKKKLPDSRTSYLVSYNSSYNTYTFTNLSNLITTIHNKKVNGTDGDANWTAKNPNWNKVVLVPVYAVVPSNSSTPTRVINDMSLTSTRLLGGKSYPIEVNVVYARFKK; encoded by the coding sequence ATGAAGAAACAAATAGTAACGATGGCTATAGCCGCAGCTGCGGCAATGGCCATCTCTTCATGTGATGAAGACACAAAGACATTAGGAAACTCGCTTACCAACGATGGTGACAAGCTGAGTATGACGACAAGCGTTTATAATGCATCATCACAGACCATTCTGGCAGACTCAGTACTTACAAGTTCCATAGTATCCTATCTGGGATGTGTGGAAGACCCACAGACGAAAAGCATTGTGAAGAGCGGATTCACCACTCAATTCAACATTCTTGATAACATATATATATCTGACGATAAATATTTCGACCACAGGGACAAGGATGATAACGGTTTAGTGGCTGACTCTTGCGACATTATACTCTATTCAGACACTCCATTCAAGAACTATGGAAAGCTTCTGGCAACGCAGTTAAGAATACGCGAGCTGAAAGAACCTGTTAGTCAGGACCGTTACTACTATTCGAACTACAGTCCAGAGAGTATCATAAGAACTGACGAAGGTGCAATCAACGTGGATCATGTGTTCACTTTCACGAACATGACTGACGGAGACAGCAAACGCTCAGGAACCAACTATCTCAACAACATACGTATTCCACTCAACCAACCCTACTCAAAGGACGGTGTAAAATACTACAGCAACTACGGCACATATATTCTTCGCGAACTGACACAGCGTCTGAAGAACAAGAGCACAAAAATGCTCAACTCATATGTATTTGCCAAGGAGGTTTGCCCAGGACTTAGCTTTGAGGTAACAGACGGACTCGGCTTCCACAGCGAGATAACAGATGTAGGTCTGCGCATATATTATCATCTGAACAGAGACTCATTATTCAATGCGACTCTGACACTTGCTGGAACGGAAGAGGTGATGCATACCACGACAATCACTAACAACAAAGAACGTCTAGCACAGTTGGCTGCCGATGCCAACAACAGCGACTATTCATATCTGAAGACGCCAGCAGGACTGTTCACAGAAGTGACGCTGCCTGTTGAAGAGATTTGGGCTGGACATGAGAAAGACTCACTTCTGGCTGCAAAGATGACTTTCCAGCGTCTGAATAACGATACTGTTGACAGTCGCTCACTTGGCACACCATCGACATTGCTAATGGTGATGAAGGACAGCCTATACACATTCTTTGAGAAGAAAAAGCTGCCAGACAGTCGCACATCATATCTCGTGAGCTACAATTCGTCTTACAACACTTACACATTCACCAATCTGTCTAACCTCATCACAACAATTCACAACAAAAAGGTTAATGGAACAGACGGTGACGCGAACTGGACGGCAAAGAACCCGAACTGGAACAAGGTGGTGTTAGTGCCAGTATATGCTGTGGTACCTTCAAACAGCAGCACACCAACACGTGTTATCAACGACATGTCACTCACAAGTACACGTCTGCTTGGTGGTAAGAGCTACCCCATCGAGGTGAACGTGGTATATGCAAGGTTCAAGAAGTAA
- a CDS encoding glycogen/starch synthase — protein sequence MAKKKILFINQEIAPYVPDSAMAHMGQVLPQTMQEKGHEIRTFMPKWGNINERRGQLHEVQRLSGMNLIIDDTDHPLIIKVASIPSAHISIYFIDNDDYFIKGQMSTEEMIEGYEENGERAIFFARGVLETVKKLRWAPDIIHCQGWMSAIVPIYIKTAYHDEPSFANTKVVTSLFAKSLKKNLEQTFKNSVEFRDATAEILKGYKDDFDFEELNKLAIDYSDGIIAAEEGISKDLLKYAADKNIPILDYVEDYADAYEAFYEKICPSEE from the coding sequence ATGGCTAAAAAGAAGATTCTTTTCATCAATCAAGAGATTGCTCCGTATGTACCAGACAGTGCAATGGCACACATGGGACAAGTACTACCACAGACCATGCAGGAAAAAGGTCATGAGATTCGAACCTTTATGCCTAAGTGGGGTAACATCAACGAACGCAGAGGACAGCTACACGAAGTGCAGCGACTCTCAGGAATGAACCTTATCATTGACGACACCGATCATCCATTGATTATCAAAGTTGCAAGCATTCCTTCAGCTCACATATCAATCTACTTCATTGACAACGATGACTATTTCATCAAGGGTCAGATGAGCACAGAAGAAATGATTGAAGGATATGAGGAAAATGGAGAAAGAGCCATATTCTTTGCAAGAGGAGTGCTTGAGACAGTGAAGAAGCTGCGCTGGGCACCAGACATTATCCACTGTCAGGGATGGATGAGCGCCATCGTGCCAATATACATCAAAACGGCATATCACGACGAACCTTCGTTTGCAAACACAAAGGTGGTAACATCACTCTTCGCAAAGTCACTCAAAAAGAATCTAGAACAGACTTTCAAGAACAGCGTAGAGTTTCGCGATGCAACAGCAGAAATACTGAAAGGCTACAAGGATGATTTCGATTTCGAAGAACTGAACAAGCTTGCTATCGACTATAGCGACGGCATCATTGCTGCTGAAGAAGGAATAAGCAAAGATTTGCTCAAGTATGCTGCAGACAAGAACATTCCCATACTGGACTATGTGGAGGACTATGCCGATGCCTACGAAGCATTCTATGAAAAGATTTGCCCAAGCGAAGAGTAA
- a CDS encoding dehydrogenase, whose protein sequence is MADGYLEKHQQDYEKRKEDYLRRKRHLPVIKRKIERPDDEAF, encoded by the coding sequence ATGGCAGACGGATATTTGGAGAAACATCAGCAGGACTACGAAAAGCGCAAAGAGGACTATCTCAGAAGAAAGCGTCATCTGCCTGTCATAAAGAGAAAAATAGAACGCCCAGATGACGAGGCGTTCTAA
- a CDS encoding 4-alpha-glucanotransferase — protein sequence MKLKFTINYCTVWGQTVVIVISYHHNDGSVRSVRLPMQTEDGEHWFAETSVLESRRNAVTSFSYLYTVEDGNEKVERREWNLVARNYAFDSSRTYIFADRWRDSPLPSHLYTAAYNVASHNYIKEENHEDFHTNDKDISSLDSDVLRLPLFRKTVMFRVSAPQLTKGKHLAVIGSHPALGSWNPTRYQLMQYAGHCDWMLTLNVDWMGLPMEYKYVVIDDEKHELTAWEEGDNRCVSEELDDGEVYVTYGEPLRIAERNWRVAGVSIPVFSLRSEHSCGVGDFGDLKRFIDWASITGLKVIQLLPVNDTSTNGSWGDSYPYNIVSAFALHPHYIDLEQLGELKDKKQMTAFRRKQRELNALSYSDYVAVDRVKMGYVKELFDERGSQTLCSKEFKQWEEENISWLTALDNFHERPDYDSQLSHFIQYHLHLQLKDAADYARSKGIFLKGDLPIGVSRNSAETLEHPEFFNMDMLTGAPPDAFTMQGQNWGFPTYNWEEHSEYLAQTQKETITEWFHKRLKHQAQYFDALRIDHVLGFFRIWEIPENQLFGTLGHFSPALPITPGEIEYYGLSFRKDFLTKPFINDKIIDRLFGIHAQYVRDTFLVKKAYGLYGLNSDVDTQRKIRTYFDGKGDENSMWIRDGLYRLVANVLFLEDPRQPDMYHPRILAYQEPVFEALSMEERDSYMRLYNNFFYQRHSMFWGKNGYDRLIEIFGDSPMLICAEDLGMLPDCVESVLDSLRILTLEIQQMPKQTGVEFSHLDGNPVRSVATISTHDMSPLRLWWEECPERTQRFYTTMLQKQGRAPEHLPAHLAEEIIARHLYSPSMLCILSLQDWLAMDSELWNKNPREERINIPSDPYNHWQWRMHIKIEDLLISDRFNSKIRTMVERSKRFS from the coding sequence ATGAAACTGAAATTCACCATAAACTATTGCACCGTTTGGGGACAAACTGTTGTGATAGTCATTTCATATCACCATAATGACGGCTCAGTACGTTCTGTACGTCTGCCCATGCAGACAGAAGATGGCGAGCATTGGTTTGCAGAAACGTCAGTATTAGAAAGCAGAAGGAATGCCGTAACCTCTTTCTCTTATTTATATACTGTAGAGGATGGAAATGAAAAAGTAGAGCGTCGTGAATGGAATCTTGTAGCACGAAACTATGCCTTTGATTCTTCGAGGACTTATATCTTTGCTGACAGATGGCGCGATTCTCCTCTGCCCAGTCATCTTTATACTGCTGCCTATAATGTGGCATCACATAATTATATTAAAGAAGAGAACCACGAAGATTTCCATACTAACGATAAAGACATTTCTTCTTTAGATAGTGATGTTCTTCGTCTGCCCCTTTTCAGAAAGACTGTTATGTTCCGTGTGTCGGCTCCCCAACTGACCAAGGGTAAGCATTTGGCAGTTATTGGCAGTCACCCAGCTCTCGGCTCATGGAATCCTACACGTTATCAGCTCATGCAGTATGCTGGCCATTGTGACTGGATGCTTACTCTGAATGTGGACTGGATGGGACTTCCAATGGAATACAAATATGTAGTCATTGACGATGAGAAGCACGAGCTTACTGCTTGGGAAGAAGGTGATAATCGTTGTGTTTCTGAAGAGCTTGATGATGGCGAGGTTTATGTGACATATGGTGAGCCACTTCGCATTGCTGAAAGAAACTGGCGTGTGGCAGGCGTCTCAATACCCGTGTTCTCGCTAAGAAGTGAACACTCTTGTGGTGTTGGTGACTTTGGCGACCTGAAACGATTCATTGACTGGGCTTCAATAACAGGACTGAAAGTCATTCAGCTCCTTCCTGTCAATGACACTTCGACAAACGGGTCGTGGGGTGACAGCTATCCTTATAATATTGTTTCTGCTTTTGCCCTCCATCCACATTATATTGACTTGGAGCAATTGGGTGAGCTAAAAGACAAGAAGCAAATGACGGCCTTCCGTCGTAAACAGCGCGAACTCAACGCACTTTCTTATAGTGACTATGTCGCTGTTGACAGAGTGAAGATGGGGTATGTTAAGGAACTGTTTGATGAGCGTGGCTCCCAGACACTTTGTTCAAAGGAATTCAAACAATGGGAAGAGGAGAATATCTCGTGGTTAACAGCACTTGACAACTTTCATGAGCGACCTGATTACGACAGCCAGCTTTCCCATTTCATTCAGTATCATCTGCACCTTCAGCTAAAGGATGCTGCAGACTATGCACGTTCGAAAGGCATTTTCCTGAAAGGTGACTTGCCAATTGGAGTGAGTCGTAATAGTGCTGAGACGCTTGAGCATCCAGAGTTCTTCAATATGGACATGCTTACTGGTGCGCCCCCTGATGCCTTCACTATGCAAGGACAGAATTGGGGCTTCCCTACATATAATTGGGAAGAACACTCGGAGTATTTAGCCCAAACGCAGAAAGAAACCATAACAGAGTGGTTCCACAAACGGTTGAAGCATCAGGCTCAGTACTTCGATGCTTTGAGAATAGACCATGTGCTTGGCTTCTTCCGTATATGGGAGATACCTGAAAATCAGCTGTTTGGTACTCTTGGACATTTCTCTCCAGCTTTGCCCATAACGCCAGGTGAGATAGAGTATTATGGCTTGTCGTTCAGGAAGGATTTCCTTACCAAGCCATTTATCAACGACAAGATTATTGACCGCCTGTTTGGAATACATGCCCAGTATGTGCGAGACACTTTCCTTGTGAAGAAAGCTTATGGACTCTATGGGCTTAATTCCGATGTTGACACTCAGAGGAAAATACGGACCTATTTCGATGGCAAGGGCGATGAGAATAGTATGTGGATTCGCGACGGTCTCTATCGTCTTGTAGCAAATGTTCTGTTCTTGGAAGATCCGCGTCAGCCAGACATGTATCACCCACGAATTCTTGCATACCAAGAGCCTGTGTTTGAGGCACTTAGCATGGAGGAACGCGATTCTTACATGCGCCTTTACAACAATTTCTTCTATCAGCGTCACTCAATGTTCTGGGGAAAGAATGGCTATGACCGTCTGATAGAGATTTTTGGCGATTCGCCTATGCTAATCTGTGCTGAAGACCTGGGTATGCTTCCTGATTGTGTTGAGTCCGTTCTTGACAGTCTTAGGATTCTTACTCTCGAGATTCAGCAGATGCCGAAGCAGACAGGTGTGGAGTTTAGCCATCTCGATGGCAACCCTGTGCGTAGTGTTGCTACTATATCAACCCACGACATGTCACCACTTCGTCTGTGGTGGGAGGAATGTCCTGAACGTACTCAGCGTTTCTATACCACTATGTTACAGAAACAGGGTCGAGCTCCAGAACATCTGCCAGCCCATCTGGCAGAAGAGATTATTGCCCGTCATCTCTATTCGCCTTCTATGCTTTGCATACTCAGTCTTCAGGACTGGCTTGCAATGGATAGTGAGCTGTGGAACAAGAATCCTCGTGAAGAGCGTATCAATATTCCAAGTGATCCATACAATCATTGGCAGTGGCGTATGCACATAAAGATAGAGGATCTGCTAATATCAGACCGCTTCAATAGTAAAATCAGAACTATGGTTGAAAGGAGCAAACGATTCTCCTGA
- a CDS encoding ATP-binding protein, which translates to MEAFFRTHRYLVEHVKAPVRRSLMDEIDWSQRLIGIKGTRGVGKTTFLLQYAKDNFSVDDKQCLYINMNNFYFQGRGIADFAGEFYYHGGRVLLIDQVFKQDNWSKELRKCYDLYPGLKIVFTGSSVMRLKDENPELNGIVKSYNLRGFSFREFLNLMTGNNFRSYTLEEILSDHERIVKQILPKVSPRRYFQDYIHHGFYPFFQEDRNYSENLLKTMNMMTEVDILLIKQIELKYLTKIKKLFYQLAEGGPKAPNVSKLAQDIETSRATVMNYIKYLADARLLNMIYPVGEEFPKKPSKVMLHNSNLLYAIYPIHVEKQAAMETFFVNTLWKDHTVNQSGRDQFYIVDGKQKFRICDATAHTKMRYTPDTIYARYNTEIGKDNQIPLWLLGFLY; encoded by the coding sequence ATGGAAGCTTTCTTTAGAACTCATCGTTACTTGGTTGAACATGTAAAAGCTCCCGTGAGACGCTCGCTCATGGATGAAATAGACTGGAGTCAGAGACTTATCGGTATTAAGGGAACACGTGGAGTAGGGAAGACCACATTCTTGTTGCAGTATGCCAAAGATAATTTTAGTGTAGATGACAAACAATGTCTCTACATTAACATGAACAATTTCTATTTTCAAGGTCGAGGAATAGCTGATTTCGCAGGCGAATTCTACTATCATGGTGGAAGAGTGTTGCTTATAGACCAGGTGTTCAAACAGGACAACTGGTCAAAGGAGCTTCGTAAATGCTATGATCTCTATCCTGGATTGAAGATTGTGTTTACTGGATCAAGTGTCATGCGACTGAAAGATGAGAACCCTGAACTGAATGGCATCGTGAAGTCGTATAACCTTCGTGGATTCTCGTTCCGCGAGTTTCTGAATCTCATGACAGGAAACAATTTCCGCTCCTATACTCTTGAAGAAATACTTTCCGACCATGAGCGCATAGTTAAGCAAATATTGCCCAAGGTTTCACCACGCAGATATTTCCAAGACTACATTCATCATGGATTCTATCCTTTCTTCCAGGAAGACCGTAACTATTCCGAGAACCTGCTGAAGACCATGAATATGATGACTGAGGTTGATATATTGCTTATCAAGCAGATAGAGCTGAAATATCTGACAAAGATTAAAAAGCTGTTCTATCAGCTTGCTGAGGGCGGACCTAAGGCACCCAATGTCTCAAAGTTGGCACAGGACATAGAAACCAGTCGCGCAACAGTGATGAACTACATCAAGTATCTGGCTGATGCTCGTCTGTTGAATATGATTTATCCTGTTGGAGAGGAGTTCCCCAAAAAGCCATCAAAGGTGATGCTTCACAACAGCAATCTTTTGTATGCCATTTATCCCATACATGTGGAGAAACAGGCTGCTATGGAGACTTTCTTCGTAAATACGCTATGGAAAGACCATACTGTCAACCAGTCAGGACGTGACCAGTTCTATATTGTTGATGGAAAACAAAAGTTCCGTATCTGTGATGCAACAGCTCATACAAAGATGAGATATACTCCTGACACTATCTATGCGCGTTATAATACTGAGATAGGTAAGGATAATCAGATTCCTCTTTGGCTTCTTGGTTTCCTGTATTAG
- a CDS encoding HAD family hydrolase, which translates to MKVGYSTYIFDLDGTLLNTIDDLASAVNYALRTNNMPERTTDEVRQFVGNGIRKLMIRAVPEGESNPLFDAAFSSFQEYYLLHSLDKTRPYDGIPQLLSELKSRGCRLAVVSNKFHLATKELCAHFFADTIEVAIGEHEAEGIRKKPAPDTVIEALRHLNVGKENAVYVGDSDVDIATARNSGLPCISVLWGFRDREFLKANGATTFVSAPLDILDL; encoded by the coding sequence ATGAAAGTTGGTTATTCCACATATATCTTTGATCTCGATGGTACACTTCTCAATACCATCGATGATTTGGCTTCAGCTGTAAACTATGCCTTGCGTACTAATAATATGCCTGAAAGGACAACTGATGAGGTTAGGCAATTTGTTGGCAACGGCATTCGCAAACTGATGATTCGTGCTGTCCCAGAGGGTGAAAGTAATCCACTATTTGATGCAGCCTTCAGTTCATTCCAAGAGTATTATCTTTTACACTCGCTTGACAAAACACGTCCTTATGATGGCATTCCCCAATTGCTTTCTGAACTGAAGTCACGAGGATGTCGTCTGGCAGTAGTAAGCAATAAGTTCCATCTTGCAACAAAGGAACTGTGTGCTCATTTCTTTGCTGACACCATTGAGGTAGCGATAGGGGAGCACGAGGCTGAGGGAATACGCAAGAAGCCAGCACCCGATACTGTGATAGAGGCCCTGCGACATCTGAATGTTGGAAAGGAGAATGCCGTTTATGTTGGTGATAGTGATGTTGATATTGCCACAGCCCGTAATTCTGGACTCCCTTGCATCAGTGTGTTATGGGGATTCCGTGATAGAGAGTTTCTGAAAGCAAACGGAGCAACCACTTTCGTGAGTGCTCCGCTTGATATTCTGGATTTGTGA
- the panC gene encoding pantoate--beta-alanine ligase, whose translation MKVFYKIVDLQNALFEDRKSGKKIGLVPTMGALHEGHASLVRKSVKDNDITVVSVFVNPTQFNDKNDLKNYPRTLEADCKLLDECGADYVLAPSVEEMYPTPDTRQFEYPPVSTVMEGAHRPGHFNGVCQVVSRLFYIVRPERAYFGEKDWQQIAVIKAMVKHLHLPVEIVECPIIRDVDGLARSSRNTLLAPDERAIAPRIYEVLKSSIDYSKKHSLKDTHKYVVDSINAVDGLEVEYFAIVDGNTLQDVAEWEDSPYIVGCITVYCGKTPIRLIDHIKYKD comes from the coding sequence ATGAAAGTTTTTTACAAAATTGTAGATCTCCAAAATGCTTTGTTTGAAGATCGCAAGTCAGGTAAGAAGATTGGTTTAGTGCCCACGATGGGTGCTCTTCATGAGGGACATGCCTCTTTGGTACGCAAGAGTGTTAAGGATAATGATATTACTGTTGTGTCTGTATTTGTCAATCCCACTCAGTTCAATGATAAGAACGATTTGAAAAACTACCCACGCACCCTTGAAGCAGACTGCAAGCTTCTTGACGAGTGTGGCGCAGACTATGTCCTTGCACCATCAGTCGAGGAGATGTATCCCACTCCCGATACTCGTCAGTTTGAGTATCCTCCTGTGTCAACAGTTATGGAAGGAGCTCATCGTCCAGGCCATTTCAATGGTGTTTGTCAGGTGGTAAGCCGTCTGTTCTATATTGTTCGTCCTGAGCGTGCCTATTTTGGCGAGAAGGACTGGCAGCAGATAGCAGTCATAAAGGCAATGGTTAAGCATCTTCATCTGCCAGTAGAGATTGTTGAGTGTCCCATCATTCGTGATGTCGACGGCTTGGCACGTTCCAGTCGTAACACTCTTCTCGCTCCTGATGAGCGCGCTATTGCTCCTCGTATCTATGAGGTTCTGAAGAGCAGCATCGACTATTCTAAGAAGCATTCGCTGAAAGATACCCATAAGTATGTTGTTGATTCAATCAACGCTGTCGATGGCCTTGAGGTTGAATATTTTGCAATCGTTGACGGTAACACTCTCCAGGATGTTGCTGAGTGGGAAGATTCTCCCTATATTGTAGGCTGTATCACAGTTTATTGCGGCAAGACTCCTATTCGTCTTATTGACCATATCAAGTATAAGGATTAA
- a CDS encoding ribose-phosphate pyrophosphokinase — translation MSTENSYMVFSGTATRYLAEKICQSLGCPLGKIVTTKFSDGEFAVSYEESIRGRDIFLVQSTFPNSDNLMELLLMIDAAKRASARTINAVIPYFGWARQDRKDKPRVSIGAKLVADLLSVAGVNRVITMDLHADQIQGFFNVPVDHLYASGVILPYLQSLKLDELVIASPDVGGSKRANTYAKYLGCPLVLCNKTRARANVVASMQIIGDVVGKNVVIIDDMVDTAGTITKAADLMMEAGAKSVRACASHCVMSGPASDRVQESALEEIVFTDSIPYTQRCAKVKQISVAEMFAETIRRVVENESISDQYIV, via the coding sequence ATGAGTACTGAAAACTCTTACATGGTCTTCTCGGGCACTGCTACGAGGTATCTGGCAGAGAAAATCTGCCAAAGTTTGGGATGCCCTCTCGGCAAAATCGTTACCACGAAATTCTCAGACGGAGAATTTGCCGTGAGCTACGAAGAATCTATTCGCGGACGCGATATTTTCCTCGTACAGAGCACATTCCCAAATTCTGACAATCTGATGGAACTGCTGCTCATGATAGACGCAGCAAAGCGAGCTTCGGCACGCACCATCAACGCAGTAATACCTTATTTCGGATGGGCACGTCAGGACCGTAAGGACAAACCACGTGTATCAATAGGCGCAAAGCTCGTTGCCGACCTGCTCAGCGTAGCCGGAGTAAACCGAGTGATAACAATGGACCTGCACGCAGACCAGATACAGGGATTCTTCAACGTGCCTGTGGACCATCTCTACGCATCAGGAGTAATACTCCCCTACCTGCAGAGCCTGAAGCTCGACGAACTAGTTATCGCATCGCCAGACGTAGGCGGTTCAAAGCGTGCCAACACCTATGCAAAATATCTGGGCTGCCCACTCGTGCTCTGCAACAAGACACGTGCTCGCGCAAACGTAGTGGCATCGATGCAGATCATTGGCGACGTGGTGGGAAAGAATGTTGTCATCATTGACGATATGGTTGACACAGCAGGAACAATAACCAAGGCTGCCGACCTGATGATGGAAGCAGGTGCAAAGAGTGTGCGTGCATGTGCATCACACTGTGTGATGAGCGGACCTGCAAGCGACCGCGTACAGGAATCGGCTCTCGAAGAGATTGTCTTCACAGACTCTATACCCTACACTCAGCGCTGCGCAAAGGTGAAGCAGATTTCAGTGGCTGAAATGTTCGCAGAAACTATTCGCCGAGTAGTGGAGAACGAGAGTATCAGCGACCAGTACATCGTTTAA
- a CDS encoding TlpA disulfide reductase family protein, with translation MKKSKFFLLSLAALAFTACQKNSYKIDGIVEGLINGDTIYLTKDMSTGIPSDTIIVKDGKFEISGVADSVEIGIVYVKNAPMCNAFVFLEPGTISMSLNTNDIMKNTVGGTKCNDGLQELNSMTVDLQKQLDALTTTAYDATATEESKAKALAEIDALTNQARQKQFEIALKNIDNELGFFLAQGICFMPETDVEKSKELLDAMPKAFSEREAAKEMREHVELLSAVNTGKKIKDFTFPTPDGTEMNVMSEVEKNELTIIDFWASWCGPCRQEMPTMVVLFNEYQEKGLGIVGVSLDEDKEAWTNAIKELGLKWPQMSDLKGWKSAAAEQFMVNSIPFMLVVDKNGVILAKGLRGEELKSFVKEKLNKE, from the coding sequence ATGAAAAAGAGCAAGTTCTTTTTACTGTCTCTTGCTGCACTCGCTTTTACCGCTTGTCAGAAGAACAGCTACAAGATAGACGGAATTGTTGAAGGCCTAATCAATGGCGACACCATCTATCTGACAAAAGACATGTCGACAGGTATACCATCGGACACAATCATTGTGAAGGACGGCAAGTTCGAAATCAGTGGAGTGGCCGACTCAGTAGAAATAGGAATAGTATATGTGAAGAATGCACCAATGTGCAACGCATTCGTATTCCTCGAGCCAGGAACCATCAGTATGTCGCTTAACACAAACGACATAATGAAGAATACCGTAGGAGGAACGAAGTGTAACGACGGACTTCAGGAGCTGAACTCGATGACGGTTGACCTGCAGAAACAGTTGGACGCACTGACAACAACTGCCTATGACGCGACTGCTACTGAAGAGTCGAAAGCAAAGGCTTTGGCAGAGATAGACGCTCTGACAAACCAAGCAAGACAGAAACAATTCGAGATTGCGCTGAAAAACATTGACAATGAGCTGGGCTTCTTCCTCGCTCAGGGTATATGCTTCATGCCAGAGACTGACGTAGAAAAGAGCAAAGAACTTCTCGACGCAATGCCAAAGGCATTCAGCGAGCGTGAGGCCGCAAAGGAAATGAGGGAGCACGTAGAGCTACTCAGCGCTGTCAACACAGGCAAGAAGATTAAAGACTTCACCTTCCCCACCCCAGACGGAACGGAAATGAACGTCATGAGCGAGGTGGAGAAAAACGAGCTGACCATCATTGACTTCTGGGCTTCATGGTGTGGACCATGCCGTCAGGAGATGCCAACAATGGTGGTACTCTTCAACGAATACCAAGAGAAGGGTCTCGGCATAGTGGGTGTTTCGCTTGACGAAGACAAGGAAGCATGGACCAACGCCATCAAAGAGCTGGGTCTGAAGTGGCCCCAGATGAGCGACCTGAAAGGATGGAAGTCTGCTGCTGCAGAACAGTTCATGGTGAACAGCATTCCATTCATGCTCGTTGTTGACAAAAACGGAGTGATTCTCGCTAAGGGACTGAGAGGCGAAGAGCTGAAGTCATTTGTAAAGGAAAAGCTCAACAAAGAATAA